The following DNA comes from Sparus aurata chromosome 3, fSpaAur1.1, whole genome shotgun sequence.
TTCCTACATTCAGCTTCAGCTCATGTGTCCTGAACACTCTACAAACTAAAGGTATCTTAtcacaatgaataaatataCTCTGTTCTAAAATCCACCTATCCCATCACATGCACAAATCCCATTCAAGATGCCAACCAAAGGCATATGTAGAGGAGCAGAGTGGTAGCGCTGCATGTGTTGCAACAGTTTGAGACTGCCTGTGTCTTCctgtacaaaatgttttttcctcaCACACTTCCTCAGTTGATTATGACAGATTGAGTGTAACAGATTTTTGCACAGATTAAGTCTcagatgtttttggttttttttctgttcttgaGGAGGAAAAACTCCAAACATTACTGTTGCTCCTTGGCACTGCAGTACTCTGCTCTCATTATGTACAGAGACGACATCCTGCCTGTCGAGCTTCTATGATGAAGACCAGGAAACCCTAAAATAGGtggcatttaaaaaatacacagtgtGAGTAAATACCAAAGTGGTTTAGACAAACAACTGTATCTACAAATAATGAAGCAGTGGTATGCACAGAGTTATGCAACAGTCCTGACTATTTTGGGTCTGATCTCAAGAAGGGGAAAAAGAGGAACAGTATCTTCCTCAcaggctttctttctttctctctgtctgtctgtctgtctgtctgtctgtctgtgcccATGTAATGTCTGAAGCACGAGGACATTTCTTTTGAAGATGAGAGCTCCTCCGTTAATGTGGTAAGCTATTTCTGGTTCCTTTTGTATCTCTTGCTCTCagtctgtaaacacacacactgatagaAATGAAACATGTCCTTTGTGTGCAGGACTTCCTGTGGCATCCAGAGGCAAATAATTCCATGAAGGAGCGTTTGACATCATGGACAAAAGTAAGATTGCATGTTATTAACAGGTGGTGAGCATTGTTATGTGAGGAGGTTTCAGAAACCTGCAGAGCTGCAATATTAAAGGATTAAAGTATTTCCTGCTGTTCTGTCATCTATTATACTAAATGAAGAGTCAAGAGGAcactgcactgacacacacacctcatatTTGTTTCACACTTTATAGACTAAACATGAATATGCAGatgaatgatgaaaataattattagaTGCAGCTGTACAAACCTGGATTTGCTTTTCTAATCCCAACTCCTCCCATGTGCTGCAGGAAGCTTCAGCAAAGCCAGATGTTGTCATCCTCGGCGCTGCCACAGTAAGCTGTCTAAATGAGTGCTTAGCAAAGCTTGCACATTTCGTGGTGGCTGAGTTATGTCAATCTTAATCTCATCCATGAATCTATTTACCACAGTGGTCCATCAAGTTGCACAGTGGCAGCAGCGAGGCCCTGCAGCAGTACAAAGTCAACCTGACAGCCATCGCTGTGCACCTGGAGCGGCTGGCTGACCACGGAGAGGTCTACTGGGTCCTGCAAGGTGAGCTCAGCTTTGAGGTTCTTCCCATCCGTCATGTTAGTGAAGTATCACTGCATGCTCCGTTCACCACAGTGAactctgtgtgttcatgtcaaAGGGGATAACTGAGAGAACAAGGGCTGTAATCAACCAAAGAAATCCTTGGTCGACCTAAGCCGTGAAATTTCGACTAAGAATCGACTAATTGAttttaataaacaataaactaaacaaaataataaacatgaaGACTGGTAGGCTGTTTGCTTTAGATTAAATAGTTTTTGACCCTATCattttgcactgaaattaattaattaaaatgaattaattaataaacacactcGAGTCTGTCGGCTCTGACAGTGTTTTGCATCACATGCATCTGCACATTATCATAGCCCATGATTTCCGAAAATATATCATGTCAACTAGTTGATATCGGCACAAGAACTGTTGAGGAATATTTAgacaattgtttttgtcatgttataaTAATTGACAGACACAATCATTTCGCTATGTATTTCGAGCCAGAACGTATCAACCAGTCGACTAGGACATGACAGCCCTAGTGAGAATGACTCGATGGTTCACACCCTCCAAGTCATTTTACATTTGAGTCCCTCGTGATCATCTAACCTCTACAGTCCAAACAGACACATTAACAGTGACATCGTGACTTACAGTCACAAGAGCCACATTTTAATCTAGAGCTTTGGACTAAAAAGTCTACTTGTCTGGACGAGTTGCAGACTTTTGTGCCTGTCAGTttctcacacatgcagcctcTAAACTCAATCTGTCCCTGTTCACTCTGCACAAACCTACACCATCACACCCCTGTCCTCCCAGACCCAGTAAATGAGGAGGTGTTGAGTGACAACAGGAAAATGATCACCAACCAGCAGCTTGAGCTCTACAATGAAGCCGCGGTGGACGTGCTCAACAGCAGCAAGCGTAATGGCAGGTCCCGCGTCAAGCTGTTGGCTGCGTCCCGCCAGGCTGCGATGGAAACTATCACCCTGTCAGATGACGGCTTGCACCTGCCTGAGAGCACCAGGAATGTGGTAGGCAGGGTTACACATTATTTGTTGGTAATTAGATGGTTCTATTCAGTGGCTCAGGTTCAGCTGTCATGGTAGCGCTGTCTGGTTATATTACTCACATCCCTGTGTGATCCTCCTGTCAGGGCGCCATGGTCCTCATGAACTCTGTGTGCAACAAGCAGCTAAGGCCCATTGACGGCTCCTGCTGCCAGACCTTACCGCACCCAAACCTCCTCCAGAAGCTTTCGGCGTGTTTCTTCCTGGGCTCTGCTCTCATCTTCGTGGTCCTCCACCTTCTTGGCAACAACCGCCACCGCCGACCTGTGCCCCCAGACGTGGAGAGCCTTGAGGAGAAGAAGCCAGCGACTGCAGCTGTCCCCCTGGGTCCAAAGGCGCCCTTCCAGGCCCTCTGCAGGATGGGCATCATCATGGGCTATTTCTACCTTTGTGACAGAGCAGATGTGTTCATGAAAGAGCAGAAGTTCTACACACACTCGACATTCTTCATCCCTCTCATCTATATCTTTGTCCTGGGAGTGTTCTACAGTGAGAACAGCAAGGAGGTGAGAAGCCACTGCTCAGTGCAGTAAGTTTTATTATGGGGACGCCTCGAACAACGTCATAAATTCACTTTATTAAATACTGAGttggtgttttaaaaagaagataTGTTTCCTGAGATTTTGCTGTCTTGTCTGCCTACCAGACGTGTTGATGGAAGGAGGTTAGATGTGAATGTAGTGTGAAATTATAGTTTCCATCAGAgtttaacaaacattttaactaaatgcaaaacacataAAAGGTATCCACGAGCTTTAACAGGGATCCTACATAGTGAGACAGAGTTTGGAATTTCAATTCAGTCATTTCAACACCTCGATAAGTGtgcatgggggaaaaaaagtaaatgaagtAGCATGATGAAAACTGATAACATAGTTTTAGCGTTGCAGGATGAATATATTTGTTTGGCATTGAACTTGTCGGGGTACGTTACATAGCGATAGTCTTTTAGCAGTTATCACCTCTGCAGAGGAAGTTATATTTTCATCTGTCAGATAGATGATCAGATGATCGATGACACAAAATCTACTGAAGGATTTCCATGAATCTTGGACGGAGGATTGGCCTCGGCCCAGAATAAACCCCAACTGTGGGATGAAAGGATCTGGGGAttcttctcactttctttaacgtTGAGAGATAATTTATTCTATCAGTTTATAATTACTAATTTATGgatcaggtgtatttaggtggctggtatctgttATTGAGTGCACTGTGATGCGAATCCTAGATATGATCATCCTGGTGGTATCAGGATTCATATTTGATGGGTTAGATTGATATAAAGGGAACATGttggccttggtggaggtatgcgctctactgagtgtcaTGTATAATAGATGCTAACAGTTGGCTTTATAAAACCATTTATTGTTTACATAGTAAACATCTAACGATTTGTACTTGTGTGTCAATAGTAGAGTTCTACATGTTCTATCTTCTCCTTTTTCAAACAGACCAAATTACTCAACAGAGAGCAAACAGACGAGTGGAAAGGCTGGATGCAGCTGGTCATCCTGATCTATCACATATCTGGAGCCAGCGCTGTGAGTGCCACACATCTGATTGGGAGTAACCAGCTTTGAGGCATTTCACATTGAGATTTAAAGGCttacatgtatttttctttgtgtctttcagTTCATTCCGGTGTACATGCATGTGCGGGTGCTGGTGGCTGCGTATCTTTTCCAGACTGGATATGGacacttttcctttttctggcTCAAAGGAGACTTTGGCCTGTATAGAGTGTGCCAGGTGAGAGTGCAGTTAGTTATATTTTAACCAGGATATACTGCCACTCCTCCATCATTATGTTATCATACTGAAGCATGAGATAGCCTCAGATTAATCTCAAACCAAACACAGGCGTTGTTAAGTCTGTGTAATTTCTATTTGACACATTTCATATTGGTTCCACTCCAGGTGCTGTTCCGTCTGAACTTCCTGGTGCTGGTTCTGTGTGTGGTGATGGACCGACCCTACCAGTTCTATTACTTTGTCCCGCTGGTCACCTTCTGGTTTGTCGTCATCTACGGCACGCTGGCTATGTGGCCTCAGATCCTTCAGAAGAAGGCCAACAGTAGGTTTAGATTTGTCTCACTCTGTAATATCCATAATATCCAAAGTCCCAGACTCTGTGAATCAAGAATACACGTCAGCAGGAGGTTTGCGTTTAGAAAAAGCACTTTTTCTGATGGCTGTCTCGTCCTCCGAACAGATAGTGGCATGTGGCACCTCGGGGTCTTGGCAAAGTTACTGGGCCTCCTGATGTTCATCTGCTTCTTTGCTTATTCACAGGTATGTGAATTCATAACCGTGTAAATCTGACTGTAGTTTGGTGAAAACTGAATTTAATTATATGACAGGCTTTTATTGATGCATGCAAACGGTGTAAATTCTCACATGTTGGTGTTGCCACACAGCACAATGTGAAAGAATAAGTCATTTGTAATATAAAATAGATGAAAGTGCATCCAAATTGTGTGTAGTTAGTTAGATTTCTGGTTGGGTCCTTGTTTGAAGCCGTGTTTATGTGATATTCATGTTCTGGCGCCGTCACTGCAGGGTTTCTTTGAGAGTATCTTCTCCGTGTGGCCCATCTCCAAACTCTTTGAGCTGAACGGAAGCATCCATGAGTGGTGGTTCAGATGGAAGCTGGACAGATTTGTAAGTAAAATGAGTTTCGCTTCAGTTGCACCCAGTCGAGGCGCTTTGCATTAACACACATTCTGAGAGATGTAATGTGTGTCAAACCAGATCACAAGCTTTTTCTAGTGGGGCCAAATGTTCCAAACATTTCTGACATGGTAATGTTTTTTTGCAGGCGGTGATACACGGGATGCTGTTTGCCTTCATCTATCTGGTGCTGCAGAAGCGTCAGGTGCTGTCGGAGGGCAAAGGAGACGCTCTCTTCTCTGCCAAGATCTCcaacctgctcctcctcctctccgtcgTCTCCTTCATAGTAAGACTCTTCACACTTGGCTTTCTCAGACATGTTGTTCATAcatgtcatattttattttatgctgCTGTAATTTATTCCATCTTATTAGCGATATAAATCCTAACAATGAATTAATTGGAGCTCAGGACAGAATGGTTTCAGAGGGAAGGGCGGACACTTGGCAACCTTCTGCTGCTGAGTGTGTCTGGAGGAAAGTCTTCTTTGTGTTGAGGAATGTCTGCAGTCGGAAGCAAAGCATGTGCTCGCAGTTATTTATTTGGTGCTTTATGTGAGATGGTAAAGTTTGTTTTCTCGTGATCACAGGGTACGTGTACGTCACCATCCGAAGAAAGACATTATAAGTTCACTCGACTGTGATCTGAATGTTATCTCCACCAAAAGTCATTTCTGCTTGTGGTAGACTTTTATCACAGTACAGTTTAATGTGTCGATCAACAGTAGATGAACTGTGATGCAACACTTTCAGCTTAAATCAGTCGCTGCAGTTGACTCACCACCTTTTATGCATGTTGGCATGGCGCTCCTGATTTCTGGTAAACAGGAGTGATAGCGGCCTCTTGTTATCTTGTGATTAGCTTATCATGAGATAACAAAGCCGCTTTCCTCACGATACTGAAATCAAGAACTTTGTGATCTTGATAACGGCATCAACATGCTGCAGAATGTAAGATGAAGTCAGTATAGTTCACCTCACATAGATGACGTCTACCTGGTGCTGAATGTATATTGTGTGGCTGTGAGGCAGCGTTCTGTTCTTTGTTGAGTCAAACCAGCTCAGGACTGCAGTGCAGTCGGCTTTGGTTATGTTCTGATCAAACCAAGTTAACCAAGCTGAAGATTCAAACCTGCTGCTAACTTTTGTCCCCTCTCGTTGTCTCAGACGTACTCGATATGGGCCAGCAGCTGCAAAACCAAAACGGAGTGTAACGAAATGCATCCTTACATCTCTGTGGTCCAGGTAACGAACTTCATCTCTTTTCTTGTTTACAGCAAACCTGTCGTGTCATCACTCATCTCTGTTGATCCTACAACTGTTGTATTTTAATGAAAGGATGCAGTGGTGTTATTTTAAATTGCCCGACTGTAATGTATGATTTCATGATCCTAGTTGCACAATGGGCAGGATGATACGAATGTCACAACAAGGGAGTGCCTTCCTTCATGGATTTAGATAATCCTGGTATCGTGTTTGAAGTCGTACATTAGATGAGGTCATTTACAACATAGTTAAGCTTTTTCCTCCTGAACTGGCCAAGATGGCACATCGTTGATATCCCTCATTGGACCTCCTGTCTTTCTATCACTCTTAACTTTAGTAGTTGTGATAGTTTCACTTCAGCCTTCAACTTCAAACTATATAAGTCTCTTATTACgttcattgtgttttcatgtatttaCTCTTTGAAATGCCTTCTTGCGGTCTTTGTCCACAGATTTTGGCCTTCATTCTCATCAGGAACATTCCTGGCTACGCCCGCTCTATATATAGCTCATTCTTTGCATGGTTTGGAAAGATCTCTTTGGAGGTAAGACAGAGCTGGCAGTAAAGttgtaataatataataaaaagtcTGCTTTTATGTCCCCCACTAAAGCCAGGGCATTTGCAAAGGGTACCATAGAACTAATATGATTAACCAGCCAAACCTGAGGTCAGGTAATGGTCATAAAATGATGGAGCAATACCAATAAAATACCAGGAACAAGAATATGACTGCAAGTAAATGTCAAAGAAGCAGCTGATGTCCATCCCAGCCTTATAAGTAATGTGGTGTTGCTCTCTGGACACGTTACATGACTTACCACTGATCACGCCTCGTTTGTCTCCCCCAGCTGTTCATATGCCAGTACCACATCTGGCTGGCAGCAGACACAAAGGGGATTTTGGTCCTGATCCCAGGAATCCCTTCCCTGAACATCATGGTCAGCACCTTCATCTTTGTCTGCGTGGCACACGAGATCTCCCTCATCACCAACGACCTGGCCCAGGTGGTCATTCCCAAAGACAGCGTGGCCCTGCTGAAGAGAATGGCGGCCATGGCGCTCTTCAGTCTGACTGTGTTGCTGTTAGCCAGGGGCAGCCAGCCTACACCCGGCGCCTGATGGACACCTCGATCACTCCAAACTCGCCACGAACCGGCCGAGTTTGGAGTGAGGTAACAGATCGCAGCGAGGAGCAGGCCTGGAGTTGGAGCCTGCAGGACGTTCCCTCAGTTGTGTTGAGTGAAAACACAGGGAAGACAGTGTCTCTCTGCCGGCCACGTTCGAGCAGAGTCTGTACTTTTTTGACTGTTGTGAAAGTCGcacactgaagaaaagaaaatgcccAAAAAAAGAGGGGGTTGATACTCCTTCAGGGCAAAGtgcaagaaagaagaagaagaaaaaaaggacaaaccGTTAAAAACGTTTACATCATCTCGATCCAGCAGAAGAGCAGAGACGACACTCGGAGATCTGGAATCTTATTTCAAACAAGAGGTCCTCTAATTTCAagaccttacgcttgctgtgtGAATTTTTGCAGCGTCGCATCTATTTAGCCAAACATACTAATACGTTTATTTTGTCACATTCTGTACTTCCCGTCATTATATCTTCATCACGAGGCACACGCTCCGTCCACATGGCAGTAGCAGtcgaaagtgtttttttttttacactcagGTGGATCCATAACCGACATGTTCAGatatctacaaaaaaaaatgttcaatcgTGCTGCATTTTATTATAAAAATTTCTTTGTACAGTATATCTGGTGACTTTCAAAAATAGTGTTAGATAtctaaatatacaaaatatggACCAACGATTagctattttaaaaacataaaggaaaaacagaagaTGGTCAGGAGTTAAGTAAAAACTTTTGAGTGCAATTGTTAAAATGTTGGATTATCCTTCAACATATTTTTGCTAATGTTTTTGTGAGTAATTTACAAATGTTTGCCTTGTGCTGAAAGGTACCGTGGTCACCTGCTGTAGCTCTAAAATTCTATGTgatatgtacagtatttaatgatttaaattaagcttatattttatacttttttttttttttgctttgttttattttgtactttgcGCTCATGACTGCTGTTTGTGAAAGAAGTATTACACATAGATAGTTTTGTACCCATCCCAGCATCACATAGATGATAACCTGCCTCAGAGACATCTCAGCGGCTGAGCCTTCAGTCCGACACCCGGTCTGTCCTACGAGCTCGCTTCAGTCTGTGTATATTTGTACGATGGCGGGCGACACATATTTTATACAGCAGTGCTTCAGCTGTGTCTTAGTCTGTTATCCTTCCATTGCAGATACAAACATGCCTCATAGCTCCGGTGGAAACTGCATCAGCTTGCACATGTTATTGTAAAATAGGACTAACAACTATAAATATATCCTCCCTCTGCTGTTGCAGCCGGTGAACCTTCGGTCAGCGTGTGAGCGACTGAGCGAACAAGTGATTTCTTAAGACTCGATGCCTTTGAACATGGAGCGCCTACGTACAGAACCTCTTCGGTGCTGTAGCCTGGGATCACAATCTGCCGTTTTCTTTCAACACTTTGCATCAGAGCCACATCAGCGATTCACAACCACTAGACAATGCACTGACTGATCTGAGAAGACatttcaaaacagaaaacaaatgacaaatttTGTCATTTGACAAATCGACAATGTTTCTTTGCCTGTATGTCCTCAGACATGTAAGAGAGATTAGCACTTTTTATTGTACAACCTGCATTTGTGTTTCATCTTTGCAGTGagacacagtttaacatgatgccagcacatttttattgggtatatcaaatgttttgtcCAGGTCATTTCACAGATACAACAAAGTGTAATATTGTGTtgattttgaatatttcatttacAACAGGGTAGTAAAATATTGCAGTGTTGGTGGTTTTCTGCACATTTAAGGAGCTTCTCTGTAAAAGGAAATAATTATTTTCCATAGACTGAAACATGTCCGGTTCAAGGCGTCTCCGTCTTTCAGCTGATGACGTTTTCAAACTGAACAAGAGCCAAGAAGTATGTGTTACTTCTATAACCTGTCTCCTCCTCATTCTATAGACAAGAATGGCATTTCCATATTGCTAATTCCATTATTGTGTGAAGTTTACTGACAGTTTTCTCATCTATAACTGATCCACAGCTGTAAATCTGGTAATTGTTTCGGGCCTTAATAGATCTCTTTGGTCGTGTAAAAGCAACAACTATTTATACCCCTGTGCAGGGCCTCTTTGAGATATGTTACATGTAAATCTTTTTGTGatgtcttaaaatgtgaaatgtatcCATATTATTTAtaaatgcttttattctgttgtACATTGTTAATAATACGTTCATAAAATGTGCTGGTTTGGCTTCTTTTTTTGGGACAAACGGACGtttttcatgtcattcagaCGTCACTGAGTCGGGTGGAAGTACTGACacaaagtttttattattatcatgtgacacaacacacacagtaacatgaCAACTGAAGCATTTCCATGTAAAACTCCCTTTCCCTCTTGaacaagtagaaatacaaacatAACTTGAACATCtacacaaacatttcaaaatattctcaagtgtttttttttataatgagcTAAGCTCTGTTGTTCTTTAACACTGTCTTTAAGGTGTAAGTGCATGTGGACGATAAATCTTTGCAAAGACACTTCTGAGGCATGCAGATTGGCACAAatgttagaaaaaaatatagatATAGAATAGAAAGTGGACAGCGGCGTCTCTGGTCACAAGTTGAGTGCCTCGGCCACCTTTCTCTCCTCAGGAATACCATTTACCTGCAATCACCACCAGAGAACAACACAAGGTTTTACTGCAGCGACGCTCGGACACGATCTTACT
Coding sequences within:
- the casd1 gene encoding N-acetylneuraminate (7)9-O-acetyltransferase, which gives rise to MPEEAVPQGAAERADGAPGEAPRDCTGACCHGGAKMAVLAYSLGKREINQHFTIKNAKLISIALVVLLLVFHTASRYYGGGDSCEWLLSRGRYLGENVWQPYGCMMHKYKSIEAKTCLAEKRVAFVGDSRIRQLFYSFIKVIDPERREDGNKHEDISFEDESSSVNVDFLWHPEANNSMKERLTSWTKEASAKPDVVILGAATWSIKLHSGSSEALQQYKVNLTAIAVHLERLADHGEVYWVLQDPVNEEVLSDNRKMITNQQLELYNEAAVDVLNSSKRNGRSRVKLLAASRQAAMETITLSDDGLHLPESTRNVGAMVLMNSVCNKQLRPIDGSCCQTLPHPNLLQKLSACFFLGSALIFVVLHLLGNNRHRRPVPPDVESLEEKKPATAAVPLGPKAPFQALCRMGIIMGYFYLCDRADVFMKEQKFYTHSTFFIPLIYIFVLGVFYSENSKETKLLNREQTDEWKGWMQLVILIYHISGASAFIPVYMHVRVLVAAYLFQTGYGHFSFFWLKGDFGLYRVCQVLFRLNFLVLVLCVVMDRPYQFYYFVPLVTFWFVVIYGTLAMWPQILQKKANNSGMWHLGVLAKLLGLLMFICFFAYSQGFFESIFSVWPISKLFELNGSIHEWWFRWKLDRFAVIHGMLFAFIYLVLQKRQVLSEGKGDALFSAKISNLLLLLSVVSFITYSIWASSCKTKTECNEMHPYISVVQILAFILIRNIPGYARSIYSSFFAWFGKISLELFICQYHIWLAADTKGILVLIPGIPSLNIMVSTFIFVCVAHEISLITNDLAQVVIPKDSVALLKRMAAMALFSLTVLLLARGSQPTPGA